The DNA sequence TTCCTTGATGCCGGCAATCGTCGGCTTGGGTGGCGGCACGCTGGCCTTGAGCGCGCTGTTGAAGGCCGCGTCATAGGTGCTTTGATAGGCGTTATAGGCGCTCTTCAGCGAATCCGGCTGCGTGGTCGCCGGGCAGGGGCCGGTCGGATTGAAGGTCTGCCCATCGGGAGCGACCTGGTTGAAGACGTAGCGCTTCTCGCAGACGTCGACTTTCGGTGGCACCTTGGTAACCTCGAAATTGTCGTAGCCGACCTTGAGCATCTTCCAGAATTCGTAATTAGGGTCGTTGCGGTAGCGCGCCATGTTGGCGGCGGTCATGCGGAACGGAAAAGCCTGGATCTGGAACTCGGTCTGGCCACCCTGGAAGGCGTCGCGGCCGAAGGCGTAGATCTGCTCGATCTGGGCGTCGGTCATCGAATAGCAGCCCGATGAAGAGCAGGCGCCATGGACCATCAGGTTCTGGCCGGTGCGGCCATTGGCGCGATCATAGGCGTTGGGAAAGCCGATGTTGAACGACAGATGGTAATTCGAGCGCGGATTCATCTGCGACGGGCGAACCGTGTAAAAACCTTCCGGCGCCTGGCGGTCGCCTTCGGTATATTTCGGCCCGAGCTTGCCCGACCATTTGCAGATGTCGTAGCTCGCCACCATGTCGTAGCGACCGTTGGTCTTGGCCTTCCAGATCTCGAGCTTGCCTTCTTCCTTGAAGATGCGCGCCATTACCGAAGAGGTGCGGACCATGCCCTTGGCTCTCATATCGGCAAGGATCTTGTCGGGCAGCGGCTTGTTGGCTTCCGGGGCAAAGTCCTTCATCGACGAATCATTACAGCCCGCGACGGCAATCGAGGCGGCAAGAACTCCAGTACGAGCAAGCTTGGCAAACATGGATAAGGCTATGTCTTTTCTTTCGGGCCAATGGCTTCGAAACAGCCACACCCGCATGCTGAACACTGACGGACCGTAAGCCCGTTAACCTTGAAAATTCCTTACCGCAAGGCTCGGCCAATCTCCCGCGGTGATTTCATTGAACCGAATGGGGCGGCATTTTTGTGGCGAAACTGCTCATCGCCGCCACATTTGGGGTGGACAGACAGTTTCCGTCAGCCCTGTTCCGCCGCCCAAGCGGCGTCAGAGGCTGCGGCCTATCGCCAGGTATTTCTCGCGGCGCTGTTCGCGGAAATCGATGTTGGCGCCGGCGAATTCCTTCATCGTCTTGGCGATGAGATCGCCGGTCGCGGCAATCACCGTTTCGGGCGCGCGCTGGGCGCCGCCCATCGGCTCGGGGATGATGGCGTCGATGACCTTCAGTTCCAAAAGATCCTGCGCGGTGATCTTCATGTTGGTCGCCGCGTCCTTGGAGCGCGTCGTGTCGCGCCACAGGATGGAGGCGGCACCCTCGGGCGAAATCACCGAATAGATGGCGTGTTCGAGCATGTAGACGCGGTTGGCGGTGGCAATCGCGATGGCGCCGCCCGAACCGCCTTCGCCGATGACCACCGAGATGGACGGTACTTTCAGGCCAAGGCAGGCCGAGGTCGATCGGGCAATGGCTTCGGCCTGGCCGCGCTCCTCGGCGCCAACGCCGGGATAGGCGCCGGCCGTGTCGACCAGTGTCAAAAGCGGGATCTTGAAACGGTCGGCCAGTTCCATCAGCCGCACCGCCTTGCGATAGCCTTCGGGGCGCACCGAACCGAAATTGTGCTTCAGGCGGCTCGCCGTGTCCGAACCCTTTTCCTGGCCGAGAATCGCGATGGGCTCGCCGCGGAAACGGGCAAAGCCGCCGACGATCGCCTGGTCCTCGCCGAAATTGCGGTCGCCGGCGAGTGGCGTGAAGTCGCTGAACAGGCCCTTGATGTAGTCGATGCAGTGCGGCCGGTCGGAGTGGCGCGCCACCTGCACCTTCTGCCACGGCGTCAGCGCCTTGTAGAGTTCGCGCAGCGCGTCGCGCGAGCGCTTCTCGAGCCTGGTGATCTCATCGGCGACATCGACCGCCTCGCCGTTCTCAGCAAGCTTCTTGAGCTCGAGGATCTTGAGCTCAAGATCCTGCACCGGCTTTTCGAAATCGAGGTAATTGTACATGCTTGGGCGGACCGATACGTCGGAAGGCAATGACCGCGGAACCGTTGAAACCAAGGCTCCGGGCGGTGAAATGTCGTCCTCACATAGCGATATGAGGCCTAGTCGGCAAGCGGATGATGATCGTTGACCAGCCGCACCAGCCGCTCTTCCAGCACATGGGTGTAAATCTGTGTCGTCGATATGTCGGCATGGCCAAGCAGTTGCTGAACGGCTCTCAGGTCGGCGCCGTTCTGCAGGAGATGGCTGGCGAAAGCATGGCGCAGCACGTGCGGCGAGATCTTGGCCGAGGCGATGCCGGCGCGCGCGGCCAATCCTTTCAGGTCACGGGCAAAGACCTGGCGCGAGAGATAGCCGCTGTCGGATGCCGCCGGAAACAGGAACGGGCTGTTGGCGAAAGCGGGCAGCTTGGCCCGGGCGTCAAGCCAGCTCCGCATCGCCGCACGCGCCTTGGCCGACAGCGGCACCATGCGTTCCTTGTCGCCCTTGCCGCGTACCATGAAGAAACGGTCATCGCGCTGCGCCACCGTCACCGGCAGGCCGACCAGCTCGGAAACGCGCAGTCCGGTGGCGTAGAGCACTTCGACCAGCGCATGCAGGCGCAAGGCCGCCAGCCTGTCGGCGTGACCGAGCCCGGCATCGCCGGCTTCCTGCGCGGCGCGATCGATCAGCCGGCCGGTTTCGGCCTCGCTCATCGTCTTGGGCAGCGGACGGCCTTTTTTCGGGCTGTCCAGCGTGCCGGTGGGGTCATCCGCGCGCAGGCCCTCGGCGTAGAGGAACTTGAAGAACTGGCGGATCGCCGACAGTTTGCGCGCCTGCGAGGTCGGCGCGAAGCCGCGCGCGGCGATATCGTCGAGATAGGCCCTGATGTCGGCGGCGCCGGCGCGGGCAAGTCCGCCATCGATCCCGCCGGAAGCATCCTCGAGATCGCGGCGATAGGAGGAAAGCGTGTTCTCCGCCGCTCCCCGCTCGGCGCTCATCATTTCCAGGAAGGCCTCGATGCGAGCGGCGCTGTTCATGTCCTTGAGGCGGTTCCGAGTCGGTCTTCTTGGGGTTCAGTTTTTCTTCGGATTGAGCTTTTCCGGCGGAATACGCACGCTCATCTCGGCTTTTTTCGGCTCGACGAACATCACCAGCGCGAACATCGTACCATAGGCAATGCCGGCCAGAATCGCGAGGGTCACGACAAAGCGAAACAGTGTCGGCATTCAGTTCTCGCCCGTCTTCTTGTTCTGCGTTTCCAAACCCTGTGCCCTTATGGGACGCCAATCCGGCCAATTCAAGGAAGAAGCGGACCCCCTGTTAGCAACTTCCGATGCAAGCGTCGCTCTGTCCATATCGGCCCATGGCACTCGGCACGCTTGACGCAAACCGGCTTTTCATGTCGATACGCCGGCAAAGAGGCCCAAAGAAACAGCCGATGAACGCGCTACAGGCAAATCCCCCAGGCGAGACCCATGCCGCGCTGCTTGGCCGGCTGGGCAGCCGGTCCATCGTCTTTGTCGGGCTGATGGGCGCCGGCAAGACGGCGATCGGCCGCAAGGTGGCGACAATGCTTTCGCTGCCCTTCATCGACAGCGACCAGGAGATCGAAAGCGTGTCGCGGATGACGGTTCCGGAGCTGTTCGAGCGCTATGGCGAAACCGAGTTCAGGGCCCTGGAACAGCGTGTCATCCTGCGCGTGCTGGAAAACGGCCCGCAGGTTCTGTCGACCGGCGGCGGTGCCTTCATGAACGCGCAGACGCGCGAGGCCATCGCCGCCCATGGCGTCTCGGTTTGGCTGAAGGCCGAGCTCGACCTTCTGATGGACCGCGTTTCCAAGAAGCAGAACCGGCCGCTCTTGAAAAGCGCCGATCCCCGCGCCGTGCTGGAGCGGCTGATGGCGGAACGCTATCCGGTCTATGCGACCTCTGACGTCACCGTGCCGACCCGCGACGATCGCAAGGAGGTCATCGCGGCCGAGGTAATCGAGGCGCTCTGCCTGCATTTCGGCATCGATGCGATAGCCGCGACGGGCGAGGTCGAATCATGAGCGCGGATCAGCCAGTCACAGTCGAGGTCGGTCTGGGCGACCGCGCCTACGACATATTGATCGGCTCCGGCCTGCTGTCGCGTGCCGGCGCTGAGATTTCGCGCCGGCTGCCGGGCACGCGCGCCGCTGTGGTGACCGACGAGAACGTCGCCGCCGCGCATCTCGATACGCTGAGGACCGGGCTCGAGAAGAGTGGCATCCAGCCCGCGATCATCACGATGCCGCCCGGCGAAAAAACCAAGAGCTTTGCCCATCTCGAGGCGGTTGTCGACGGCCTCCTGGCCGCCAGGCTGGAGCGCGGCGACGTCGTCATCGCGCTTGGCGGCGGCGTCATCGGCGATCTCACCGGTTTTGCCGCCGGGATCGTGCGGCGCGGCATGAATTTCGTGCAGGTTCCGACATCGCTTCTGGCGCAGGTCGATTCCTCGGTCGGCGGCAAGACCGGCATCAACAGCCCGCGCGGCAAGAACCTCGTCGGCGTCTTCCTCCAGCCCAAGCTGGTGCTGGCCGATACCGAAGTGCTCGACACGCTGCCGATCCGCGAATTTCGCGCCGGCTATGCCGAGCTTGCCAAATACGGGCTGATCGACCGGCCGGATTTCTTCGCCTGGCTGGAAACGAATTGGGAAAAGGTGTTCGCCGGCGGACCGGAGCGGGTCGAGGCCATTGCCGAAGCCTGCCGTGCCAAGGCCGATGTCGTTGCCCGCGACGAGTTCGAGACCGGCGACCGCGCTCTGCTCAACCTCGGCCATACGTTCGGGCACGCGCTCGAAGCCGCCACGCAGTATGACGGGACGCGCCTCGTCCACGGCGAGGGGGTCGCCATCGGCATGGCGCTGGCGTACCGGTTCTCCTCTCGGCTCAATCTCGCCAGCCCCGACGACGCGGCCCGCGTCGAGGCGCATCTGCGTGCCGTCGGGCTGCCGTGGCGGATGGCCGACATTCCGGGCGACTTGCCCGATGCGGATGCGCTGCTTTCATTCATCACGCAGGACAAGAAAGTGTCGCGCGGCGCGCTGACCTTCATTCTGACGCGCGGCATCGGCGAGGCCTTCATCGCCAAGGATGTGCCGGCCTCGGAAGTGCTGGCGTTCCTCAGGGAAAACCATCCAGGCAACGGGAAAGCCGGCTGAGATGGACACTGGCTGGGTCGTCTTCGCCGTTCTTGCCATCCTCGTCATCCTGGTCGTTGCCGTGCGCACCCGCCTGCTTGCCATGTTCGGCTATGAACTGTCGCGCATCGAGCCGCAGCGGTCGAGCCAGGACGAATTGCGCGGCGCGGTCGACGATTTCCGCCGCGACGGCCAGGTGGTGCGTGAGGATCGCGACCGCATCGGCGGCCTGTTCGACCTCGAAGAGCTCGAAGTTTCCGACGTCATGGTCCACCGCACGAATATGCGCTCGGTCAATGCCGACAATGCGCCGGAAGCGGTGGTGCGCGAGATCCTGCAGAGCCCGCACACCCGCATGCCGCTTTGGAAAGGTTCACTCGACAACATCGTCGGCGTGCTGCACGCCAAGGATCTGCTGCGCGCGCTGAACGAAGTCGGCAATGATTTCTCGCGGATCGACGTGATGAAGATCGCGTCAAAACCGTGGTTCGTGCCCGACACCACGACCTTGCAGGAACAGCTCAACGCCTTCCTGCGCCGCAAGACGCATTTTGCCGTCGTCGTCGATGAATATGGTGAGGTCGAAGGGCTGGTGACGCTGGAGGACATTATCGAGGAGATCGTCGGCGAGATCGCCGACGAGCACGATGTCGACATCCAGGGCGTCAAGCAGGAGGCGGACGGCTCCGTCGTCGTCGAAGGCACGGTGCCGATCCGCGACCTCAACCGGGCGCTCGACTGGAACCTGCCGGACGAAGAGGCGACGACCATCGCCGGCCTCGTCATCCACGAGGCGCAATCGATCCCCGAGGAGAAGCAGGCTTTTACCTTCCACGGCAAGCGCTTCGTCGTCATGAAACGCGACAAGAACCGGATTGCCAGGGTCAGGATCCGGCCGGCCGGCGACAGTTAAAGCGTTTCAGTGTTGGTAGGTTCTCCGAGCCGCTCTAACTCTTTGTTCTTACGCAATTCCAGACGGGAAACCGCTGCGCACTTTTCCTGGAATTGCCATCGAGCCGTCGCCTTGCCAATCTTTCGTTGGAACTCCCGCCCGCCGGGATGCATTCTTCGCCGATGACGATCGATCGGCGAACCTTGCTCCTGGCCTCGGTGGCTGCCTTGTTGCCAACCGGCACGAGAGCGGCGCGAGATACGCCATCCGCCGAAACTGTCGACTACGGTCCGGCCAAGCTCGATATCTATGCGCCCGATGGCGCGAAAGACCTGCCAGTGGTCTTCTTCGTCCATGGCGGCGCCTGGCGGACCGGCAAACGCAGCCAGGTGAACGCCAAGCCGGCCTTCCTGCTTGCCAACGGCTTCTGCTTCGTCTCCATCGACTACCGCATGCTGCCGCAGGCTGATGTCGCCACCCAGGCGGGCGACGTGGAAAAGGCCTATGCGTATGTCAGGACCAACATCGCCCAACATGGTGGCGATCCCAACCGCATCGTCGGCATGGGGCATTCGGCCGGCTGCCATCTGATCGCCCTGACCGGCATGCGCGGCGGATTGCCCGGCGTCGCTGGCCTGCTTCTCGACGATACAAGGGCTTACGATCTCGCCGCCCTTGCCGGAAGTGGCGGCATGGTGCGGGCCTATTCGCGTGTCTTTTCCGATCCTTCGCAGTGGGCGGCACTGTCACCGGCGAGCTATGTCGATGGCCGCAAGCATCCGCCGACCTTCATCGCCTATTCCCGCGCCGACGGTCGCGGCAAGCAGTCCACGGCCTTTGCCGAGCGCCTGCGCGCCAGCGGCACCGAGGTGACGCTGTTCGACGGCACCGCCTATACGCACATGTCGATCAACCGCGATTTCGGCGAGGACGGCGACGCGCTGACCGCTGCCGCGCTGGCGTTCCTGAAATCGACGGTCGGTTGAGCGCACCGGCTGTCCGTGGCGTGTTCCACTCGTTGTGCCTGGCAGCCGCCGATGCCGCCGGGCGGAAATTCAAAAGTCGTTGCTTGACCGTTCGCTGAGCGTCGCACCGGTTTCGGCGTCGACCGAAGCGAGGCTGACCTCATAGCCCCAGAGGCTTCGGACATGGCGCAGGGTCGCGTCGCGGCTGCCACTGTCGAGCAGTACGCCCTCCTTCACCTTGTGCTGCAGCCGCAAATGCCGGTTACCGAGCAGGTCGACATCCACCACCTGGATATCCGGCCGGCTCGCGCCGATGTCGTAGCTCTGGGCCAGCGCGGCACGTATCTTTTGGTAGCCGCGCTCATTGTGGATCGAGGCCACCTCGTAATGTGCGTCGTCGGCCTGATCGGCGAGGACAAACATCCGCCATTTCCGTATCAGGGCTGGGCTGAGGTGCTGGCGGATGAAGGATTCGTCGCGGTGGTTGGCCCAGGCGTCCAGGAGCACATCGCGCCAGTCACCGCGGCCCGCGATGTCGGGAAACCAGTCGCGGTCCTCCGCCGTCGGCGCGGTCGAAATGCGCTGTATGTCCTGCATCATGTCGAGGCCGAGCGCGTATGGGTTGATACCGGAGAACCGGGGGTCGTCGAAGGCCGGCTGGAAGATCACATTGGAATGGTTGCGCAGGACCTCGAGCATGGCGCCCTCGCTGATCTGGCCGTGGTCAAACAATGCGTTCATGAGGGTGTAGTGCACGAAGGTGGCGCAGCCTTCATTCATCACCTGCGTTTGCCGCTGCGGATAGAAATACTGCGCGACGATACGCACGATTCGGATGATCTCGCGCTGCCAGGGCTCGAGGACAAGGCTGTTCTTCTCGAGGAAATAGAGCAGATTTTCCTCGGGCAGGTTGAGCGATTTCTTCCGCTCCGCCAAGCCTTCGTCCTTCTTCTCGGTCTTGCTGCTGTCCTGCGAGGGAGGCAGCGTGCGCCACAAGTCGTTGTAGGAGCGTTCTTCATATTCCAGGCGCTCGCGCAGCCCTTCACGCTGCCGCTCCGACGACAGCTTTGGCGGCCTGTGGTATCGGAATACGCCTTGTTCCATCAGCGCGTGGGCGCAGTCGAGAATGCTTTCCACGGCCGACAGTCCGTGCCGCTCCTCGCATCGGGCAATGTAGCCCTTGGCGAACTCCAGATAGCTCAGAATTCCCCCGGCGTCGGTCCACTGCCGGAACAGATGATTGTTCTTGAAGAAATGATTGTGTCCGAGCGCGGCATGCGCCGTCACCAGGGCCTGCAAGGCCATGGTGTTTTCCTCCATCAGATAGACGATGCAGGGATTGGAGTTGATCACCAGTTCGTAAGCCAGGCCCCGTCCACCCTTGCGGTAGAGAAAATCCTGGTACAGGAAATGCTTGCCGAACGACCAATGACGGTACATCAGCGGCATGCCGACCGATGAATAAGCGTCGAGCATCTGTTGCGAGGAAATGATTTCCATCTGCACCGGATAGGTGTCCAGCTTGAGTTCCTCGATGGCGATTGCCGCGATCGCCTCGTAGGCGTGCGACAATTTCTGGAAATCCCAGTCGGATCCGGAAAAGAGCAAACCCGGTTTGCTGGCTGTCCTGGCCATGGTTTCCCCTCAGGCGCTCTTCCGGAGCGCGGGCTGTTTGGCGAAGAGCTGACGAAAGACAGGATAGATATCGGCGGCCGTGGCTATGCGGCTCATCTGGAAGTTCGGCCAGTTCGATTCGATGGCGCTGTAGGCTCGCCAGAGCGACGTCCCGTTTTCAGTCGCGCCGAAGATGTGACTCTCGCGTTCGTCGATGATCTCGACATAGGCGAAATACTGGCACAGGCGCATGAGCTTGCCGTTCAGCAGGGCGATGCAGCGCTCGGAATCGGTGGCGAAATTGTCGCCGTCCGAGGCCTGGGCGGCGTAGATGTTCCACTCGCTCGCGGGGTAACGCTGCTCGATGACGCGATGCATCTCCTCGAGCGCGGTGGAAACGACGGTGCCACCGCTTTGCGTGCAGTAGAAGAAGGTTTCCTCATCCACCTCCTGCGCCTCGTGCGTGTGGCGGATGAAGACGATTTCGGTGCGTTCATAACGTCGCTTCAGGAACAGGTGCAGCAGCACGAAGAAGCGCTTGGCCAGGTCCTTCTCGCGCTCGCCCATCGAGCCTGACACATCCATCAGGCAGAACATGACCGCTTTCGCATTCGGCACCGGGCGCTGGTCGAAGCGGTTGAACCGGATGTCGACCGGGTCGACGAAGGCAATCCGCCGGCGCCGGCGCTCCAGCCGCTCGATCTCTTCTTTGAGCGCCACGACGCGCTCGCGCGTTTGAGCATCAGGCGGCGCCGCCTCCAGCAAGGCGAGTTCCTGCATGATCGCGTCGACCGCCGCTTGCTTGGGGCGCCTGAGCGCAATGCGGCGGCCGTGGCTGTTGCGCATCGTGCGGCCGACATTGATATTGGTTGGCGAACCGGTGGCGGCGAAACCCGCCCGGCGCGGCTTGAAGGCAAGGATCTCCTTGAGGTTGAGCTTGACCAGGTCGGGCAGTTCGAGATCCTCGAAAAAGAGATCCAGCACCTCCTCGCGCGAAAGCACGAACCGGAAGTCGTCCTCGGACGCGGTTTTTCCCGGTGACGAACCGCCCATGCCTCCGCCCTGGCCGGGCTTGGGGATCAGGTCGCCTTGGGAGAATTGCCTGTTGCCCGGCAGGATGTGCCGGCGCCGGCCGGTGTCCCTGGCGTCGTTGAAGGTCGGCTCGCCAGTGCCTCTTTCGGGCATCGGCACGACGTGCTCCGCGTCCACGTCGGCGATCCGCCCAGCGCGGATCTGGTCGCGAATGCTGCGCTTGAGCTCCTCGCGGGCACGCCTGAGAAAGCGCTGGCGGTTGCCAAGGCTTTTGTCCTTCGGATTCAGGCGGCGGTCGATAAAGATCGGCATGCAACCATTCGGACTGCGCTCAGCCCGCCTTGTTCACCCGCATGTACCAATCGACCAGCCGGCGCACCTGCCGTTCCGTATAGCCGCGCTCCACCATCCGCTGGACGAATTCATTGTGCCGCTTTTCGGTGACGCTATCCTGCTTGGAGCCGAAGCTGATCACGGGCAGGAGGTCCTCGACCTGGCCGAACATGCGCTTTTCGATGACCTCGCGTAGCTTCTCGTAGCTCGTCCATGAAGGGTTGCGGCCATGGTTGCGTGCCCGGGCACGCAGCGTGAACTTCACCACCTCGTTGCGGAAGTCCTTCGGATTGGCGATGCCTGCCGGCTTTTCGACCTGCGACAGTTCGTTGTCCAACACCTCGCGGTTGAGGATCTGGCCGGTGTCCGGGTCCTTGTAGTCCTGGTCCTCGATCCAGGCATCGGCATAGGCGATGTAGCGGTCGAACAGGTTCTGGCCATATTCGCTATAGGATTCCAGATAGGCCTTCTGGATCTCATGGCCGATGAACTCGGCGTAACGGGCGGCCAGCTCCGACTTGATGAATTCGAGATAGGCGGCTTCCGTCTCCTTCGGAAACTGCTCCCGTTTGATCGCCTCTTCCAGGATGTACATAAGATGCACGGGGTCCGCCGCGACCTCGTTGGTATCGTAGTTGAACGTCTGCGACAGGATCTTGAAGGCGAAGCGCGTGCTGACGCCGGTCATGCCTTCGTCGACGCCGGCGGCGTCGCGATATTCCTGGACTGACTTCGCCCTCGGGTCGACTTCCTTGAGGTTCTCACCATCATAGGCGCGCATTTTGGTGTGCAGCGGCGAATTGTCGTGCTCGGCAAGGCGGGTCGAGACGCTGAACCGGCTGAGGATGTCCAACACCTCGGGCGCGCAAGGGCTGGAGGCCAATTCACTCTCGCGCAGCAGCTTCTCGTAGATCTGCCTCTCTTCGGTGATGCGCAGGCAATACGGCACCTTGACCACGAGGATGCGATCGAGAAACGCCTCATTGTTCTTGTTGTTCTTGAACTGTTGCCACTCGGATTCGTTGGAATGGGCAACGATGATGCCCTGGTAGGGAAAGGCACCAAAATTCTCGGTGCCGTTGTAACTGCCTTCCTGGGTCGCCGTCAGCAATGGATGCAGCACCTTGATGGGCGCCTTGAACATCTCGACGAATTCGAGGAGGCCTTGCGTCGTTCGGTTCAGCCCGCCGCTGTAGGAATAGGCGTCAGGGTCGGACTGGCTGAAATTTTCCAATTGCCTGATGTCGACCTTGCCAACCAGGGCCGAGACGTCCTGGTTGTTCTCGTCGCCAGGCTCGGTCTTGGCGATGCCGATCTGGCGCAGCCGCGACGGCATCAGTTTGACGACGCTGAATTTGGAAATGTCGCCGGACAGTTCGTCGAGGCGCTTGGCCGCCCATGGCGAGATAAGTCCGTTCAGGCGGCGCCTGGCTATCCCGTATTTGTCCTCCAGGAGATCGCTCATGCGATCGGGATGGAA is a window from the Mesorhizobium australicum WSM2073 genome containing:
- a CDS encoding L,D-transpeptidase family protein, producing MFAKLARTGVLAASIAVAGCNDSSMKDFAPEANKPLPDKILADMRAKGMVRTSSVMARIFKEEGKLEIWKAKTNGRYDMVASYDICKWSGKLGPKYTEGDRQAPEGFYTVRPSQMNPRSNYHLSFNIGFPNAYDRANGRTGQNLMVHGACSSSGCYSMTDAQIEQIYAFGRDAFQGGQTEFQIQAFPFRMTAANMARYRNDPNYEFWKMLKVGYDNFEVTKVPPKVDVCEKRYVFNQVAPDGQTFNPTGPCPATTQPDSLKSAYNAYQSTYDAAFNSALKASVPPPKPTIAGIKEASIVSDWSKRRARGERVPIDPPSLNTDGSVTETARMGRIDSPAGRKMAALDAEKAAKEKAERERVAAIEAAKAAKEAAKAQALAEKEAAKAQAVAAKEAAKAAKEAPVATATIAAPAEAAPAAETQAASADESRVTKLKNKLLGMFGG
- a CDS encoding acetyl-CoA carboxylase carboxyltransferase subunit alpha is translated as MYNYLDFEKPVQDLELKILELKKLAENGEAVDVADEITRLEKRSRDALRELYKALTPWQKVQVARHSDRPHCIDYIKGLFSDFTPLAGDRNFGEDQAIVGGFARFRGEPIAILGQEKGSDTASRLKHNFGSVRPEGYRKAVRLMELADRFKIPLLTLVDTAGAYPGVGAEERGQAEAIARSTSACLGLKVPSISVVIGEGGSGGAIAIATANRVYMLEHAIYSVISPEGAASILWRDTTRSKDAATNMKITAQDLLELKVIDAIIPEPMGGAQRAPETVIAATGDLIAKTMKEFAGANIDFREQRREKYLAIGRSL
- a CDS encoding site-specific tyrosine recombinase XerD, encoding MNSAARIEAFLEMMSAERGAAENTLSSYRRDLEDASGGIDGGLARAGAADIRAYLDDIAARGFAPTSQARKLSAIRQFFKFLYAEGLRADDPTGTLDSPKKGRPLPKTMSEAETGRLIDRAAQEAGDAGLGHADRLAALRLHALVEVLYATGLRVSELVGLPVTVAQRDDRFFMVRGKGDKERMVPLSAKARAAMRSWLDARAKLPAFANSPFLFPAASDSGYLSRQVFARDLKGLAARAGIASAKISPHVLRHAFASHLLQNGADLRAVQQLLGHADISTTQIYTHVLEERLVRLVNDHHPLAD
- a CDS encoding shikimate kinase, coding for MNALQANPPGETHAALLGRLGSRSIVFVGLMGAGKTAIGRKVATMLSLPFIDSDQEIESVSRMTVPELFERYGETEFRALEQRVILRVLENGPQVLSTGGGAFMNAQTREAIAAHGVSVWLKAELDLLMDRVSKKQNRPLLKSADPRAVLERLMAERYPVYATSDVTVPTRDDRKEVIAAEVIEALCLHFGIDAIAATGEVES
- the aroB gene encoding 3-dehydroquinate synthase — its product is MSADQPVTVEVGLGDRAYDILIGSGLLSRAGAEISRRLPGTRAAVVTDENVAAAHLDTLRTGLEKSGIQPAIITMPPGEKTKSFAHLEAVVDGLLAARLERGDVVIALGGGVIGDLTGFAAGIVRRGMNFVQVPTSLLAQVDSSVGGKTGINSPRGKNLVGVFLQPKLVLADTEVLDTLPIREFRAGYAELAKYGLIDRPDFFAWLETNWEKVFAGGPERVEAIAEACRAKADVVARDEFETGDRALLNLGHTFGHALEAATQYDGTRLVHGEGVAIGMALAYRFSSRLNLASPDDAARVEAHLRAVGLPWRMADIPGDLPDADALLSFITQDKKVSRGALTFILTRGIGEAFIAKDVPASEVLAFLRENHPGNGKAG
- a CDS encoding HlyC/CorC family transporter, whose protein sequence is MDTGWVVFAVLAILVILVVAVRTRLLAMFGYELSRIEPQRSSQDELRGAVDDFRRDGQVVREDRDRIGGLFDLEELEVSDVMVHRTNMRSVNADNAPEAVVREILQSPHTRMPLWKGSLDNIVGVLHAKDLLRALNEVGNDFSRIDVMKIASKPWFVPDTTTLQEQLNAFLRRKTHFAVVVDEYGEVEGLVTLEDIIEEIVGEIADEHDVDIQGVKQEADGSVVVEGTVPIRDLNRALDWNLPDEEATTIAGLVIHEAQSIPEEKQAFTFHGKRFVVMKRDKNRIARVRIRPAGDS
- a CDS encoding alpha/beta hydrolase — encoded protein: MTIDRRTLLLASVAALLPTGTRAARDTPSAETVDYGPAKLDIYAPDGAKDLPVVFFVHGGAWRTGKRSQVNAKPAFLLANGFCFVSIDYRMLPQADVATQAGDVEKAYAYVRTNIAQHGGDPNRIVGMGHSAGCHLIALTGMRGGLPGVAGLLLDDTRAYDLAALAGSGGMVRAYSRVFSDPSQWAALSPASYVDGRKHPPTFIAYSRADGRGKQSTAFAERLRASGTEVTLFDGTAYTHMSINRDFGEDGDALTAAALAFLKSTVG
- a CDS encoding SpoVR family protein, with amino-acid sequence MARTASKPGLLFSGSDWDFQKLSHAYEAIAAIAIEELKLDTYPVQMEIISSQQMLDAYSSVGMPLMYRHWSFGKHFLYQDFLYRKGGRGLAYELVINSNPCIVYLMEENTMALQALVTAHAALGHNHFFKNNHLFRQWTDAGGILSYLEFAKGYIARCEERHGLSAVESILDCAHALMEQGVFRYHRPPKLSSERQREGLRERLEYEERSYNDLWRTLPPSQDSSKTEKKDEGLAERKKSLNLPEENLLYFLEKNSLVLEPWQREIIRIVRIVAQYFYPQRQTQVMNEGCATFVHYTLMNALFDHGQISEGAMLEVLRNHSNVIFQPAFDDPRFSGINPYALGLDMMQDIQRISTAPTAEDRDWFPDIAGRGDWRDVLLDAWANHRDESFIRQHLSPALIRKWRMFVLADQADDAHYEVASIHNERGYQKIRAALAQSYDIGASRPDIQVVDVDLLGNRHLRLQHKVKEGVLLDSGSRDATLRHVRSLWGYEVSLASVDAETGATLSERSSNDF
- a CDS encoding YeaH/YhbH family protein — translated: MPIFIDRRLNPKDKSLGNRQRFLRRAREELKRSIRDQIRAGRIADVDAEHVVPMPERGTGEPTFNDARDTGRRRHILPGNRQFSQGDLIPKPGQGGGMGGSSPGKTASEDDFRFVLSREEVLDLFFEDLELPDLVKLNLKEILAFKPRRAGFAATGSPTNINVGRTMRNSHGRRIALRRPKQAAVDAIMQELALLEAAPPDAQTRERVVALKEEIERLERRRRRIAFVDPVDIRFNRFDQRPVPNAKAVMFCLMDVSGSMGEREKDLAKRFFVLLHLFLKRRYERTEIVFIRHTHEAQEVDEETFFYCTQSGGTVVSTALEEMHRVIEQRYPASEWNIYAAQASDGDNFATDSERCIALLNGKLMRLCQYFAYVEIIDERESHIFGATENGTSLWRAYSAIESNWPNFQMSRIATAADIYPVFRQLFAKQPALRKSA
- a CDS encoding PrkA family serine protein kinase gives rise to the protein MRENQSDVFHLFSEIYANAAQEEISLQQYLLACREDKSMYASAPERMVEAIGEPNLVDTSKDERLGRIFSNRTVKIYPSFSDFYGMEDTIERIAGYFRYASQGLEERKQILYLLGPVGGGKSSLAERLKKLMEERPIYTLKVGNQISPVFESPLGLFHPDRMSDLLEDKYGIARRRLNGLISPWAAKRLDELSGDISKFSVVKLMPSRLRQIGIAKTEPGDENNQDVSALVGKVDIRQLENFSQSDPDAYSYSGGLNRTTQGLLEFVEMFKAPIKVLHPLLTATQEGSYNGTENFGAFPYQGIIVAHSNESEWQQFKNNKNNEAFLDRILVVKVPYCLRITEERQIYEKLLRESELASSPCAPEVLDILSRFSVSTRLAEHDNSPLHTKMRAYDGENLKEVDPRAKSVQEYRDAAGVDEGMTGVSTRFAFKILSQTFNYDTNEVAADPVHLMYILEEAIKREQFPKETEAAYLEFIKSELAARYAEFIGHEIQKAYLESYSEYGQNLFDRYIAYADAWIEDQDYKDPDTGQILNREVLDNELSQVEKPAGIANPKDFRNEVVKFTLRARARNHGRNPSWTSYEKLREVIEKRMFGQVEDLLPVISFGSKQDSVTEKRHNEFVQRMVERGYTERQVRRLVDWYMRVNKAG